In Pseudofrankia saprophytica, one genomic interval encodes:
- a CDS encoding acyl-CoA thioesterase produces MSIDPALRQTVLDSLDGLLAAFELEPLGADRFRVRSEPPRFNRVFGGQSLAQALVAARATVTGQEPSSLHASFVQAGKPGVAVELVVDRVRDGRSMSTRQVTVRQGDRVLLAAIVTFHANGPGPEPPVDPSVPTADPELLPLLQDWAVKAPPELRPQALFWVDRPPPLEMRLAEPVVFMGGTPAAGPRSHWMRLPRDVGADPGLHAALLTYASDYFLLDMAFRSYPDGATPDYSSACSLDHTIWLHRPVRFDRWHRHTQEAVVVAGHRGLVRGAIHDADGRLVATVAQEVLVRPKGAST; encoded by the coding sequence GAGCATCGACCCCGCCCTGCGCCAGACGGTCCTCGATTCGCTCGACGGGCTGCTCGCCGCGTTCGAGCTCGAGCCGCTCGGCGCCGACCGGTTCCGGGTCCGCTCCGAGCCGCCCCGGTTCAACCGTGTCTTCGGCGGGCAGTCGCTCGCCCAGGCGCTCGTGGCGGCACGCGCGACCGTCACCGGCCAGGAGCCGTCCTCGCTGCACGCCTCCTTCGTCCAGGCCGGCAAGCCGGGGGTCGCTGTCGAGCTGGTGGTCGACCGGGTGCGCGACGGCCGGTCGATGTCGACGCGTCAGGTGACGGTCCGCCAAGGCGACCGCGTCCTGTTGGCCGCGATCGTCACCTTCCACGCGAACGGCCCCGGCCCCGAGCCCCCGGTCGACCCGTCGGTCCCCACCGCGGACCCCGAACTGCTGCCGCTGCTCCAGGACTGGGCGGTCAAGGCCCCGCCGGAGCTACGGCCGCAGGCACTGTTCTGGGTCGACCGCCCGCCGCCGCTCGAGATGCGGCTCGCCGAACCGGTCGTCTTCATGGGCGGCACTCCGGCCGCCGGGCCGCGCTCGCACTGGATGCGCCTGCCCCGCGACGTCGGCGCCGACCCGGGCCTGCACGCGGCGCTGCTCACCTACGCGAGCGACTACTTCCTGCTCGACATGGCCTTCCGGTCCTATCCCGACGGCGCCACCCCGGACTACTCGTCGGCCTGCAGCCTCGACCACACCATCTGGCTCCACCGCCCGGTACGGTTCGACCGCTGGCACCGGCACACCCAGGAGGCGGTCGTCGTCGCGGGTCACCGCGGCCTCGTGCGCGGCGCGATCCACGACGCCGACGGGCGCCTGGTGGCCACCGTGGCTCAGGAGGTGCTCGTGCGCCCGAAGGGAGCGTCGACGTGA